One genomic window of Sebastes umbrosus isolate fSebUmb1 chromosome 15, fSebUmb1.pri, whole genome shotgun sequence includes the following:
- the pex11b gene encoding peroxisomal membrane protein 11B has protein sequence MDSWVRFNSQSQAKERIIRAAQYACTLLGYTLQKGGAAAELHKTISQLEAHMSLTRKLLRLGNSVEALEAAKRAIHLSDSVLRLCLTISHLNKAMYFACDNVLWAGKTGLISNLDQHKWSQRSFRYYLFALILNLTRDVYELRLLVDCEARHRATKSPPPPNPSTTLPADHSSSTSTPAAWLRRQLHLLVTVLYGNPPLLLDLLKNSCDIFIPLDRLGIYPTGSGFVGACGLASSVLSILTMVHPWLKLKP, from the exons atgGACTCGTGGGTTCGGTTTAACTCTCAGAGCCAGGCCAAAGAGAGAATCATCAG ggCTGCTCAGTATGCCTGCACTCTGCTGGGCTACACGCTGCAGAAGGGCGGGGCGGCGGCTGAACTTCACAAAACCATCAGTCAGCTGGAAGCACACATGAGCCTGACGAGGAAGT TGCTGCGTCTGGGGAACTCCGTGGAGGCGCTGGAGGCTGCCAAGAGGGCCATCCACCTCTCTGACAGCGTGCTGAGGCTCTGCCTGACCATCAGCCACCTCAACAAGGCCATGTACTTCGCCTGTGACAACGTCCTGTGGGCCGGAAAAACAGGCCTCATCTCCAACCTGGACCAGCACAAATGGAGTCAGAGATCTTTCAG GTACTACCTCTTTGCTCTGATCCTCAACCTGACTCGAGACGTGTACGAGCTCCGCCTCCTCGTCGACTGTGAAGCACGTCACAGAGCCACCaaatcccctcctcctcccaaccCCAGCACCACCCTGCCCGCTGACCACTCGTCCTCCACTTCCACACCTGCTGCGTGGCTCCGCAGACAGCTCCACCTGCTGGTGACGGTGCTGTACGGCAACCCGCCGCTGCTGTTGGACCTGCTGAAGAACAGCTGTGATATCTTCATCCCTCTGGACCGGCTGGGCATTTACCCTACGGGGTCGGGCTTCGTCGGGGCCTGCGGCCTGgcttcctctgtcctctctatCCTCACCATGGTCCACCCCTGGCTCAAACTCAAGCCGTGA
- the si:dkey-222b8.1 gene encoding mothers against decapentaplegic homolog 4 isoform X2, translated as MWTDSELGHHDASELSGHSLADQLNTSIMSVNPPSSNDACLSIVHSLMCHRQGGENEGFAKRAIESLVKKLKEKKDELDSLITAITTNGVHPSKCVTIQRTLDGRLQVAGRKGFPHVIYARLWRWPDLHKNELKHVKFCQYAFDLKYDNVCVNPYHYERVVSPGIVGLSLQTSAPGGLIKEEYIHDCIQMDLPPGMPLSDHQAALKLPPPDHYGQPLPPPQLSSEPHGPPPVTRYTNLPVSPKVSGSGSMLPLQGGLGDGRLQTASPQAQVMTPAPRSPTPTQPLPQQQAAQQPSQPPHPQQASLPPHGQNGYSSNKHAQSQAAFHTVWTGSSTASYTPIGPQQNGRGHQQPAHHHQNHHWSQHHGSASFPPSVSNHPGPEFWCSISYFEMDVQVGEMFKVPSSCPIVTVDGYVDPSGGDRFCLGQLSNVHRTDASERARLHIGKGVQLECRGEGDVWMRCMSDHAVFVQSYYLDREAGRAPGDAVHKIYPGAYIKVFDLRQCHRQMQQQAATAQAAAAAQAAAVAGNIPGPGSVGGIAPAVSLSAAAGIGVDDLRRLCILRLSFVKGWGPDYPRQSIKHTPCWVEVHLHRALQLLDEVLHTMPLADPGPAN; from the exons ATGT GGACTGATTCAGAGCTGGGCCATCATGACGCCAGTGAACTTTCTGGTCACTCACTGGCTGACCAACTTAACACCAG CATCATGTCGGTGAACCCTCCGAGCAGCAACGACGCCTGCCTCAGCATCGTCCACAGCCTCATGTGCCACCGGCAGGGCGGAGAGAACGAGGGCTTCGCCAAGCGGGCCATCGAGAGCCTGGTGAAGAagctgaaggagaagaaggacgAGCTGGACTCGCTCATCACCGCCATCACCACCAACGGTGTCCATCCCAGCAAGTGCGTCACCATCCAGAGGACGCTGGACGGACGGCTGCAG GTGGCCGGGAGGAAAGGTTTCCCTCATGTCATTTATGCCCGGCTGTGGCGCTGGCCCGACCTCCACAAAAACGAACTCAAGCACGTGAAGTTCTGCCAGTACGCCTTCGACCTGAAGTACGACAACGTGTGTGTCAACCCCTACCACTACGAGAGGGTGGTGTCTCCGGGCATCG TTGGTCTCAGCCTTCAGACCTCAG CACCAGGCGGCCTGATCAAAGAGGAATACATCCATGACTGTATACAGATGGACCTCCCACCGGGCATGCCTCTCTCTGACCACCAAGCGGCCCTGAAGCTCCCTCCTCCAGACCACTACGGCCAGCCCTTACCTCCTCCACAGCTGTCCTCTGAGCCCCACGGACCCCCACCTGTCACCAGATACACTAACCTGCCTGTCTCACCCAAAG TGTCTGGCTCCGGCTCCATGCTACCACTGCAGGGCGGTCTCGGTGACGGCCGTCTCCAGACTGCATCTCCACAGGCTCAAGTCATGACCCCGGCGCCGCGATCTCCGACCCCGACCCAACCCCTTCCTCAGCAACAGGCTGCCCAGCAACCCTCACAGCCCCCCCACCCACAACAAGCCTCCCTGCCTCCGCATGGACAGAACGGATACAGCAGCAATAAACACGCTCAGAGCCAGGCGGCCTTCCACA CAGTTTGGACAGGCAGCAGCACGGCCTCCTATACTCCCATAGGACCCCAGCAGAACGGGCGTGGTCACCAACAACCTGCCCACCATCATCAAAACCACCACT GGTCTCAGCATCATGGTTCAGCCTCTTTCCCTCCTTCAGTGTCCAACCATCCAG GGCCAGAGTTTTGGTGCTCTATCTCCTACTTTGAAATGGACGTTCAGGTGGGTGAGATGTTCAAGGTGCCCTCCAGCTGCCCGATAGTGACCGTGGACGGGTACGTTGACCCGTCGGGAGGCGATCGCTTCTGCCTCGGCCAGCTGAGTAACGTCCACCGCACAGATGCAAGCGAGAGAGCCAG GTTGCACATAGGTAAAGGCGTGCAGCTGGAGTGTCGCGGTGAGGGCGACGTGTGGATGCGTTGTATGAGCGACCACGCTGTATTTGTACAGAGCTACTACCTCGACAGGGAGGCGGGCCGAGCGCCGGGGGACGCCGTGCACAAGATCTACCCTGGAGCCTACATCAAG GTGTTTGACCTGCGGCAGTGCCACAGACAGATGCAGCAGCAGGCGGCGACGGCtcaggctgcagctgctgcacagGCAGCCGCCGTGGCAGGAAACATCCCCGGTCCGGGCAGCGTCGGAGGCATCGCACCTGCAGTCA GTCTGTCTGCAGCAGCGGGGATCGGCGTGGACGACCTGAGGCGTCTGTGCATCCTGCGGCTCAGCTTCGTGAAGGGCTGGGGGCCCGACTACCCGCGGCAGAGCATCAAACACACGCCCTGCTGGGTGGAGGTCCACCTGCACCGCGCTCTGCAGCTTCTGGATGAGGTGTTGCACACTATGCCGCTGGCCGACCCGGGGCCCGCTAACTGA
- the si:dkey-222b8.1 gene encoding mothers against decapentaplegic homolog 4 isoform X3, whose amino-acid sequence MWTDSELGHHDASELSGHSLADQLNTSSIMSVNPPSSNDACLSIVHSLMCHRQGGENEGFAKRAIESLVKKLKEKKDELDSLITAITTNGVHPSKCVTIQRTLDGRLQVAGRKGFPHVIYARLWRWPDLHKNELKHVKFCQYAFDLKYDNVCVNPYHYERVVSPGIVGLSLQTSAPGGLIKEEYIHDCIQMDLPPGMPLSDHQAALKLPPPDHYGQPLPPPQLSSEPHGPPPVTRYTNLPVSPKVSGSGSMLPLQGGLGDGRLQTASPQAQVMTPAPRSPTPTQPLPQQQAAQQPSQPPHPQQASLPPHGQNGYSSNKHAQSQAAFHIWTGSSTASYTPIGPQQNGRGHQQPAHHHQNHHWSQHHGSASFPPSVSNHPGPEFWCSISYFEMDVQVGEMFKVPSSCPIVTVDGYVDPSGGDRFCLGQLSNVHRTDASERARLHIGKGVQLECRGEGDVWMRCMSDHAVFVQSYYLDREAGRAPGDAVHKIYPGAYIKVFDLRQCHRQMQQQAATAQAAAAAQAAAVAGNIPGPGSVGGIAPAVSLSAAAGIGVDDLRRLCILRLSFVKGWGPDYPRQSIKHTPCWVEVHLHRALQLLDEVLHTMPLADPGPAN is encoded by the exons ATGT GGACTGATTCAGAGCTGGGCCATCATGACGCCAGTGAACTTTCTGGTCACTCACTGGCTGACCAACTTAACACCAG CAGCATCATGTCGGTGAACCCTCCGAGCAGCAACGACGCCTGCCTCAGCATCGTCCACAGCCTCATGTGCCACCGGCAGGGCGGAGAGAACGAGGGCTTCGCCAAGCGGGCCATCGAGAGCCTGGTGAAGAagctgaaggagaagaaggacgAGCTGGACTCGCTCATCACCGCCATCACCACCAACGGTGTCCATCCCAGCAAGTGCGTCACCATCCAGAGGACGCTGGACGGACGGCTGCAG GTGGCCGGGAGGAAAGGTTTCCCTCATGTCATTTATGCCCGGCTGTGGCGCTGGCCCGACCTCCACAAAAACGAACTCAAGCACGTGAAGTTCTGCCAGTACGCCTTCGACCTGAAGTACGACAACGTGTGTGTCAACCCCTACCACTACGAGAGGGTGGTGTCTCCGGGCATCG TTGGTCTCAGCCTTCAGACCTCAG CACCAGGCGGCCTGATCAAAGAGGAATACATCCATGACTGTATACAGATGGACCTCCCACCGGGCATGCCTCTCTCTGACCACCAAGCGGCCCTGAAGCTCCCTCCTCCAGACCACTACGGCCAGCCCTTACCTCCTCCACAGCTGTCCTCTGAGCCCCACGGACCCCCACCTGTCACCAGATACACTAACCTGCCTGTCTCACCCAAAG TGTCTGGCTCCGGCTCCATGCTACCACTGCAGGGCGGTCTCGGTGACGGCCGTCTCCAGACTGCATCTCCACAGGCTCAAGTCATGACCCCGGCGCCGCGATCTCCGACCCCGACCCAACCCCTTCCTCAGCAACAGGCTGCCCAGCAACCCTCACAGCCCCCCCACCCACAACAAGCCTCCCTGCCTCCGCATGGACAGAACGGATACAGCAGCAATAAACACGCTCAGAGCCAGGCGGCCTTCCACA TTTGGACAGGCAGCAGCACGGCCTCCTATACTCCCATAGGACCCCAGCAGAACGGGCGTGGTCACCAACAACCTGCCCACCATCATCAAAACCACCACT GGTCTCAGCATCATGGTTCAGCCTCTTTCCCTCCTTCAGTGTCCAACCATCCAG GGCCAGAGTTTTGGTGCTCTATCTCCTACTTTGAAATGGACGTTCAGGTGGGTGAGATGTTCAAGGTGCCCTCCAGCTGCCCGATAGTGACCGTGGACGGGTACGTTGACCCGTCGGGAGGCGATCGCTTCTGCCTCGGCCAGCTGAGTAACGTCCACCGCACAGATGCAAGCGAGAGAGCCAG GTTGCACATAGGTAAAGGCGTGCAGCTGGAGTGTCGCGGTGAGGGCGACGTGTGGATGCGTTGTATGAGCGACCACGCTGTATTTGTACAGAGCTACTACCTCGACAGGGAGGCGGGCCGAGCGCCGGGGGACGCCGTGCACAAGATCTACCCTGGAGCCTACATCAAG GTGTTTGACCTGCGGCAGTGCCACAGACAGATGCAGCAGCAGGCGGCGACGGCtcaggctgcagctgctgcacagGCAGCCGCCGTGGCAGGAAACATCCCCGGTCCGGGCAGCGTCGGAGGCATCGCACCTGCAGTCA GTCTGTCTGCAGCAGCGGGGATCGGCGTGGACGACCTGAGGCGTCTGTGCATCCTGCGGCTCAGCTTCGTGAAGGGCTGGGGGCCCGACTACCCGCGGCAGAGCATCAAACACACGCCCTGCTGGGTGGAGGTCCACCTGCACCGCGCTCTGCAGCTTCTGGATGAGGTGTTGCACACTATGCCGCTGGCCGACCCGGGGCCCGCTAACTGA
- the si:dkey-222b8.1 gene encoding mothers against decapentaplegic homolog 4 isoform X1: protein MWTDSELGHHDASELSGHSLADQLNTSSIMSVNPPSSNDACLSIVHSLMCHRQGGENEGFAKRAIESLVKKLKEKKDELDSLITAITTNGVHPSKCVTIQRTLDGRLQVAGRKGFPHVIYARLWRWPDLHKNELKHVKFCQYAFDLKYDNVCVNPYHYERVVSPGIVGLSLQTSAPGGLIKEEYIHDCIQMDLPPGMPLSDHQAALKLPPPDHYGQPLPPPQLSSEPHGPPPVTRYTNLPVSPKVSGSGSMLPLQGGLGDGRLQTASPQAQVMTPAPRSPTPTQPLPQQQAAQQPSQPPHPQQASLPPHGQNGYSSNKHAQSQAAFHTVWTGSSTASYTPIGPQQNGRGHQQPAHHHQNHHWSQHHGSASFPPSVSNHPGPEFWCSISYFEMDVQVGEMFKVPSSCPIVTVDGYVDPSGGDRFCLGQLSNVHRTDASERARLHIGKGVQLECRGEGDVWMRCMSDHAVFVQSYYLDREAGRAPGDAVHKIYPGAYIKVFDLRQCHRQMQQQAATAQAAAAAQAAAVAGNIPGPGSVGGIAPAVSLSAAAGIGVDDLRRLCILRLSFVKGWGPDYPRQSIKHTPCWVEVHLHRALQLLDEVLHTMPLADPGPAN from the exons ATGT GGACTGATTCAGAGCTGGGCCATCATGACGCCAGTGAACTTTCTGGTCACTCACTGGCTGACCAACTTAACACCAG CAGCATCATGTCGGTGAACCCTCCGAGCAGCAACGACGCCTGCCTCAGCATCGTCCACAGCCTCATGTGCCACCGGCAGGGCGGAGAGAACGAGGGCTTCGCCAAGCGGGCCATCGAGAGCCTGGTGAAGAagctgaaggagaagaaggacgAGCTGGACTCGCTCATCACCGCCATCACCACCAACGGTGTCCATCCCAGCAAGTGCGTCACCATCCAGAGGACGCTGGACGGACGGCTGCAG GTGGCCGGGAGGAAAGGTTTCCCTCATGTCATTTATGCCCGGCTGTGGCGCTGGCCCGACCTCCACAAAAACGAACTCAAGCACGTGAAGTTCTGCCAGTACGCCTTCGACCTGAAGTACGACAACGTGTGTGTCAACCCCTACCACTACGAGAGGGTGGTGTCTCCGGGCATCG TTGGTCTCAGCCTTCAGACCTCAG CACCAGGCGGCCTGATCAAAGAGGAATACATCCATGACTGTATACAGATGGACCTCCCACCGGGCATGCCTCTCTCTGACCACCAAGCGGCCCTGAAGCTCCCTCCTCCAGACCACTACGGCCAGCCCTTACCTCCTCCACAGCTGTCCTCTGAGCCCCACGGACCCCCACCTGTCACCAGATACACTAACCTGCCTGTCTCACCCAAAG TGTCTGGCTCCGGCTCCATGCTACCACTGCAGGGCGGTCTCGGTGACGGCCGTCTCCAGACTGCATCTCCACAGGCTCAAGTCATGACCCCGGCGCCGCGATCTCCGACCCCGACCCAACCCCTTCCTCAGCAACAGGCTGCCCAGCAACCCTCACAGCCCCCCCACCCACAACAAGCCTCCCTGCCTCCGCATGGACAGAACGGATACAGCAGCAATAAACACGCTCAGAGCCAGGCGGCCTTCCACA CAGTTTGGACAGGCAGCAGCACGGCCTCCTATACTCCCATAGGACCCCAGCAGAACGGGCGTGGTCACCAACAACCTGCCCACCATCATCAAAACCACCACT GGTCTCAGCATCATGGTTCAGCCTCTTTCCCTCCTTCAGTGTCCAACCATCCAG GGCCAGAGTTTTGGTGCTCTATCTCCTACTTTGAAATGGACGTTCAGGTGGGTGAGATGTTCAAGGTGCCCTCCAGCTGCCCGATAGTGACCGTGGACGGGTACGTTGACCCGTCGGGAGGCGATCGCTTCTGCCTCGGCCAGCTGAGTAACGTCCACCGCACAGATGCAAGCGAGAGAGCCAG GTTGCACATAGGTAAAGGCGTGCAGCTGGAGTGTCGCGGTGAGGGCGACGTGTGGATGCGTTGTATGAGCGACCACGCTGTATTTGTACAGAGCTACTACCTCGACAGGGAGGCGGGCCGAGCGCCGGGGGACGCCGTGCACAAGATCTACCCTGGAGCCTACATCAAG GTGTTTGACCTGCGGCAGTGCCACAGACAGATGCAGCAGCAGGCGGCGACGGCtcaggctgcagctgctgcacagGCAGCCGCCGTGGCAGGAAACATCCCCGGTCCGGGCAGCGTCGGAGGCATCGCACCTGCAGTCA GTCTGTCTGCAGCAGCGGGGATCGGCGTGGACGACCTGAGGCGTCTGTGCATCCTGCGGCTCAGCTTCGTGAAGGGCTGGGGGCCCGACTACCCGCGGCAGAGCATCAAACACACGCCCTGCTGGGTGGAGGTCCACCTGCACCGCGCTCTGCAGCTTCTGGATGAGGTGTTGCACACTATGCCGCTGGCCGACCCGGGGCCCGCTAACTGA
- the si:dkey-222b8.1 gene encoding mothers against decapentaplegic homolog 4 isoform X4, whose product MSVNPPSSNDACLSIVHSLMCHRQGGENEGFAKRAIESLVKKLKEKKDELDSLITAITTNGVHPSKCVTIQRTLDGRLQVAGRKGFPHVIYARLWRWPDLHKNELKHVKFCQYAFDLKYDNVCVNPYHYERVVSPGIVGLSLQTSAPGGLIKEEYIHDCIQMDLPPGMPLSDHQAALKLPPPDHYGQPLPPPQLSSEPHGPPPVTRYTNLPVSPKVSGSGSMLPLQGGLGDGRLQTASPQAQVMTPAPRSPTPTQPLPQQQAAQQPSQPPHPQQASLPPHGQNGYSSNKHAQSQAAFHTVWTGSSTASYTPIGPQQNGRGHQQPAHHHQNHHWSQHHGSASFPPSVSNHPGPEFWCSISYFEMDVQVGEMFKVPSSCPIVTVDGYVDPSGGDRFCLGQLSNVHRTDASERARLHIGKGVQLECRGEGDVWMRCMSDHAVFVQSYYLDREAGRAPGDAVHKIYPGAYIKVFDLRQCHRQMQQQAATAQAAAAAQAAAVAGNIPGPGSVGGIAPAVSLSAAAGIGVDDLRRLCILRLSFVKGWGPDYPRQSIKHTPCWVEVHLHRALQLLDEVLHTMPLADPGPAN is encoded by the exons ATGTCGGTGAACCCTCCGAGCAGCAACGACGCCTGCCTCAGCATCGTCCACAGCCTCATGTGCCACCGGCAGGGCGGAGAGAACGAGGGCTTCGCCAAGCGGGCCATCGAGAGCCTGGTGAAGAagctgaaggagaagaaggacgAGCTGGACTCGCTCATCACCGCCATCACCACCAACGGTGTCCATCCCAGCAAGTGCGTCACCATCCAGAGGACGCTGGACGGACGGCTGCAG GTGGCCGGGAGGAAAGGTTTCCCTCATGTCATTTATGCCCGGCTGTGGCGCTGGCCCGACCTCCACAAAAACGAACTCAAGCACGTGAAGTTCTGCCAGTACGCCTTCGACCTGAAGTACGACAACGTGTGTGTCAACCCCTACCACTACGAGAGGGTGGTGTCTCCGGGCATCG TTGGTCTCAGCCTTCAGACCTCAG CACCAGGCGGCCTGATCAAAGAGGAATACATCCATGACTGTATACAGATGGACCTCCCACCGGGCATGCCTCTCTCTGACCACCAAGCGGCCCTGAAGCTCCCTCCTCCAGACCACTACGGCCAGCCCTTACCTCCTCCACAGCTGTCCTCTGAGCCCCACGGACCCCCACCTGTCACCAGATACACTAACCTGCCTGTCTCACCCAAAG TGTCTGGCTCCGGCTCCATGCTACCACTGCAGGGCGGTCTCGGTGACGGCCGTCTCCAGACTGCATCTCCACAGGCTCAAGTCATGACCCCGGCGCCGCGATCTCCGACCCCGACCCAACCCCTTCCTCAGCAACAGGCTGCCCAGCAACCCTCACAGCCCCCCCACCCACAACAAGCCTCCCTGCCTCCGCATGGACAGAACGGATACAGCAGCAATAAACACGCTCAGAGCCAGGCGGCCTTCCACA CAGTTTGGACAGGCAGCAGCACGGCCTCCTATACTCCCATAGGACCCCAGCAGAACGGGCGTGGTCACCAACAACCTGCCCACCATCATCAAAACCACCACT GGTCTCAGCATCATGGTTCAGCCTCTTTCCCTCCTTCAGTGTCCAACCATCCAG GGCCAGAGTTTTGGTGCTCTATCTCCTACTTTGAAATGGACGTTCAGGTGGGTGAGATGTTCAAGGTGCCCTCCAGCTGCCCGATAGTGACCGTGGACGGGTACGTTGACCCGTCGGGAGGCGATCGCTTCTGCCTCGGCCAGCTGAGTAACGTCCACCGCACAGATGCAAGCGAGAGAGCCAG GTTGCACATAGGTAAAGGCGTGCAGCTGGAGTGTCGCGGTGAGGGCGACGTGTGGATGCGTTGTATGAGCGACCACGCTGTATTTGTACAGAGCTACTACCTCGACAGGGAGGCGGGCCGAGCGCCGGGGGACGCCGTGCACAAGATCTACCCTGGAGCCTACATCAAG GTGTTTGACCTGCGGCAGTGCCACAGACAGATGCAGCAGCAGGCGGCGACGGCtcaggctgcagctgctgcacagGCAGCCGCCGTGGCAGGAAACATCCCCGGTCCGGGCAGCGTCGGAGGCATCGCACCTGCAGTCA GTCTGTCTGCAGCAGCGGGGATCGGCGTGGACGACCTGAGGCGTCTGTGCATCCTGCGGCTCAGCTTCGTGAAGGGCTGGGGGCCCGACTACCCGCGGCAGAGCATCAAACACACGCCCTGCTGGGTGGAGGTCCACCTGCACCGCGCTCTGCAGCTTCTGGATGAGGTGTTGCACACTATGCCGCTGGCCGACCCGGGGCCCGCTAACTGA
- the snapin gene encoding SNARE-associated protein Snapin: MAAAAAAAAVVATPSGKDVIAEGLLDLLRPAIQQLDLHVHSVRESQVELREHIDNLATELCRINEHQKVALDLDPYVKKLLNARRRVVLVNNILQNAQERLRRLNHNVAKETARRKTMLEASGVFTTRSPSKP, from the exons atggcggcagcagcagcagcagcagctgtagtagcGACTCCTTCAGGTAAAGATGTGATAGCCGAGGGTCTGCTGGACCTCCTGAGACCAGCTATCCAGCAGCTCGACCTGCATGTTCACTCAGTCAG agaAAGCCAGGTAGAGTTAAGAGAACATATAGACAATCTGGCCACAG AGTTGTGCCGGATAAATGAGCATCAGAAGGTGGCTCTGGACCTGGACCCTTACGTGAAGAAGCTGCTGAACGCCAGACGCAGAGTAGTGCTAGTAAACAACATCCTGCAGAATGCTCAG GAACGTCTGAGACGACTCAACCACAACGTGGCCAAGGAGACGGCCCGCAGGAAGACCATGCTGGAGGCTTCAGGAGTGTTCACCACCCGCTCCCCCAGTAAACCCTga